The nucleotide window ATCATCTTTTGACAGCATACCGGCTTTTTCAAGTCTTTCCCGGGTATCCAGCAATTTTTGAAGTTCACCGGTCCGGACGGCAAACTCGGAAAACATTGTCCGGGAAGATTCTTTTAAAAGAGACCCGCTGCTCTCAATCCTGTCCCGTGACTGTTTTGCAATCTGAACAGCCCTGTCAGCCGCCTTAACATCGGCATTGCCGATCAACTGGGCCAACGTCAATATTATGGCAACAAGGAAAATAAATACTGCATTTAACACTCTGTGTGATATCATCACGCTCTCCTTTCGCAAACGCTAAGATTATAAGAAAAATTTTCGGTACAGATCCGTATCAAGCCGCTTGCACACACGCATGGCTCTTTTTAATCTTGCATCATGCTTTGTTTTGGCTTTTTTGATTTCAAAACCGACATAGGCCTTCATCAGGCGTTGATCGTTTTCCCGGTAGGATTTGCCGCCCCTGATGATCCCGAGAAAATAGGTGTAGGTGGCCAGGGAAAACTCATTTTCACTCTCATTTGCATTAAACTCATGAACCGCTTTGGCAAGGTGGTTCATGGGAATAGGACGGCTCTGGATCAATGATTTTTTCATCAGGCGCTTCCAGCAGGGCAAATCATTTTCAAACAAGGCCTGATCCAGAACCAAGGCCAGTTCATCGCCTGAAATTTCATTTTGCCCCATGGATAGAGCCTGGCTGCAGGAAATCGTCTGTTTAGGTGTTTGCATAAGTTCAATGGTTTGTGTTTTTCTCAGACATCCCTGGGCAACAAATAAAATTATGACCAGGAACAGGGCAAGCAGTATACGATGTTTTTGACTAATCATTTATTTTCCTCCTTTTGTTGATAAGTTTCTCTGCCTTTTGAAATCTATATCGAAGGAAAATTTTGATTTTCTGAAAAAAAAATAATTAATTGTTAATTGTTAGCCGGAATCCCAGGAAGCTGTCCCGGTAATCGGTCAAATCCCTGCGCCGGTAAGCAGCCCGCAAAAACTTGGGCAGGTAATCCCAGCTGCCGCCGCGATCAACGCGAAAGGCGCTCCCGGATGTTATGAATGGATTGTTATGATCATGTTTTGAATAAGCATTTTTATCATAAACATCCTCACACCATTCCCAGGCATTGCCCAGCATATCAAACAGACCAAAGGGATTGGGCAGGTATGTTCCCACAGGTGCTGTGAACTGATATCCGTCACTGCACGCAAATGAAGGGTCCCAGCCGCTTCCTTTATCCGCTACATTGGCATAGTTGCACGCCTGGGAATCAGAGTCCCCCCAGAAGCGCATGAACTTTGTCCCGCCACGGGCTGCATATTCCCATTGGGCTTCTGTTGGCAGGGAAAATTTTTGCTCTGATTTTTGGTTCAGCCAGTTTATGAAAACCTTGGCATCATTCCAGGAGACACAGACAACAGGATGAATATCTGTCTGGCTGAAGCCTGGTTTTTTCCAATTATAGCCTATCTCTTCTTTCCAAATCCAGTTTGTGTGCTTGTTTTTGATCCAGGCCTTGCCTTTTTTGTCAGCATCTGTCCTGTAACCGGTCTCTTTAACAAATTGTTTGAACTGCCCCCGGGTCACCTCGGTCTTTGCCATCCAAAACCCGTCCACACAGACTTTGTGCAGAGGAAGTTCATCCATGCAATATCTGCTGTACATATCTTGCCCCGCCTCTTTGATCAGGTACTGTTTTTCAGCTTTGGTCTGTCCCATTTTAAAACATCCGCCCGGCACCCGGACAAATTCCATGCCCAGAACCGGATCTGTCCAAGTGTCACCTGGTTCCGGTTTGGCAGGTTTATTGGTCACAGGTTTATTGACCAGGGGTTTTTGAACCGGTTTGAACTTAACATGGCTCTTGTCGGATGATTCGGATGATGGAGGCAAAGCTTTCCCGGCAAGAAAATAGTCGGGAAACGGGGTTGTCGACACCCATGGCACCTGTTGTTTGTTTGTTTTTTTCATCACATCCAGCCCTGTTTGGTTGAACATCTTCTGGATATCCAGATTTGGGTTCTGAAAATTTTTTAACAAGGCTTCAGTATAAGTCCCGTTCCTGCCGTCCCCGTCAGCTGCCACAGATCCGGGAGATGTGGCATAAGCAATCACCGTGCCCAAAGGAGCATTCATTTGGACAAATCCTTTTTGGAAATTTCGAAAACTTTGTTTAAACGGATTGTCCCGGCAGGCATCCAGGATAACAATGTTCAAAGGATTTCCCGCTCGTTTCATCTTGGCAAGAAGCCTGCCGACAGCAACAGCCTCAAACTCCACTTCTGATTCTTCCCGGATAGTTGTATGGACAGGAATCAAATAATTTATCCCGTTGATCTGCATCCCGTGCCCTGCAAAATAGAACAGACCTATCTCAGACCGTAATAATTTTTTGCTAAATTCACGAAAAGATTTCAGCATGACTTTTTTAGGGACATCTGTTTTTAAAATCACATCAAAGCCAAGCCTTTTTAATACATGGGCCATGGCAACGGCATCATTCACAGAATTTTTCAAAGGGCCGGACCGGTAGGTGCTGTTCCCGATCACAAGCGCTGTGCGCTTGCCGGTTGTTGCCATGGTAATATTTGCGGCAAACAGCAGCAGCACTGCAAAAAATATCATTTTTTGAATCATTGCCTGCTCCTGAATATGATCTTTCTTCCGCTTTTCCAGTGGATAAAAATCTGCTTCAAGGTATTTAAACAAAACTGAATTCAAGATAAACAAAGAGGATGACCAGATAAATATAGGTTCTTGCTATATAAAATAGCAAAAACCATACCTGTGGCTTTTCACCTCAAAAGATTGTCTGGCAAAAATTACAAGCAATTATGGTGGGTATTCTATGAAATAAATGTAACAGTGTTACATAAAGTACATAAAACTTGAGCAATAAAATACATGATTAATCGTTGAGAATTAAAAATTCATACGGCAAACTTTTAAAATATTTTATGCATAAGTCGTACACGTTTTTCTTGACATACCCAAAGGTTTTTGGTAATACATAACAGTTGTTCAGGCGCGTAACTCAGTTGGTAGAGTGCTACCTCGACACGGTAGAAGTCAGCAGTTCAAGTCTGCTCGTGCCTACCATAAAAATCAAAGGCTCACAGTTTTTAACTGTGAGCCTTTTTTGATACCTAACTCTTATATGTGTGATAAAAAGCATAATATTTTTCTTTTTACCGATTAACAATTTCAAATTCAACACGTCGATTGATCTGTTTATTGTCAGTGCTTGTATTGGGTTTCAGAGGCAGCAATTCTCCATACCCTCTTATCTGCAGCTTGTTTTCGGGAAGATTGAAAGCGGCAATCAGATAGGCTTTAACAGAGTCGGCCCGGTCAAAACTCAGTTTTAGATTATACGCCTGTGTTCCGTCAGAATCCGTATGCCCGTTGATCATGATGGTTTTGTCTTTGATCGCATTTGACATCAATGCCGTTCCAACTTCCTTTAAAAGAGTATAGGACGATTTTTTCAAGGCAGAAGAATCATAATCAAATTCTATTCTAATTTTTAGCTTTGGGACATCCAGGTTTTCATCAACCACCACAATGGTTTTTTCCATTTTATTGTTGATCCTTTCGGCCACGGCGATAGTCCGCTTTTTTGAGGTAAAGCTTCGATATTTCACCGGTGGCCGGGTCAGCTCTTTTACCATCTCATCGCTCGTGGTTTGAAACCGAACTTCATCAGCCCACAAAAAAGAGGTCGATACTAAAAAGGCAACCCAAACCAATAGAGCTGTTTTTTGAATCATTTTGTTTCTCTCCATGTTTTTTTATTATGTTTTGTTAATTTTGCATGCAAGCTTAACAATTATAAACGATATTTTGGCTATGAAAAATTATTCATGATTACTCTTTCGTCAAAACAGGCAGTAAATCCCATGACAAAGCTATCCCTCTTTTGCGTGCATAATCAGTAAACCAGTCAGCTATTTCGTTTATGCTCAGATTAATTTGTTTCATACCATAAACCGCATCTTTTGAACCGGGCAGATCCGGCAGGGGGCGATCCGATGCAAAGGCCACCACCTGTTCGTTGCCGGTTTTGCCCTGTACCTCAAACTTAAAATCGGCTGCATATTGAGCGCCGGGGATGGATGTCACCTCTCCGGCCCTGAACAGCAGGGATTTTTTCGCAAACTCATTGGGATAAATTCTGAACACTTGCTGTTGTGCATCTGATGTAAAAATCTTGATGTAGACCGGCTTATTGGCCTTTGCAAAAAAAATGATCTCTTCTCCTTTTCTAAAGGACAGATTGTTTCTGCCTTTTTGTGTGAACAGCTCAACAAAAAGCTCGGCAGTTGGCGGCAGAATAATTTCCGGTTCCAGAGGGTTCAGCCAGTCGCTGTCAATATCAGCGGCTTTTACTATTGTCTGCTCAGCAGCCAGAATTTTTCCGTCAATATTTTCAAGCGTTGTCTTAATTTCTATGGTGCCGTTGTCTTTGGGCCAGAAACTGCCGCTGATAAAATGTGAAACCTTTGCCACGGATGCAATGGTTGCTTCCGGATTTTTTGTTGCCACAATGGTTCTGGTTCTCCTGGTTAACGATCGGGTCACTATCTTTTGCGTATGGGTGACCGGCGAAAAATACAGAGAAGATGCAAAATAATCCAGGAAACAATCATTTAAATAATCACTGAACAATGAATATCTCTGTTTGTTTTCCAGCTTGAATTTATTGATCACCACATCAGTTCTGTTGCGGCAGGGCCGCTTTGCCATAGCCTCGTTTTCCAGGCGGTACATTAAAAAGTTTATATGTCCTTTTAAATTTGCCTTAAACCATGTTGTGCGGCAAAATTGAAGCCCCATCTTTGCCTGGGCAGAGGCAATGATGGTTTTGCGGCATCCATAGGAACTTTTTTCCAACCGGTTCAGATCCAGGGACAGGACCATTGCTTCATGATCTTGTACATATTGACCGGAAAGGATCAAGTCTGCATGGGCTGACGGGTCGTCTGTGACGGAGAAAAAACGGTTTTTTCCAAAAATGGATTTTAAGTTTTCAAAAATCCTGAGACCCAGCGGTGTAATAGCGTTCAAACCGGCATCATGGAAATTATGCCTGCCGATATAAACCCTGTTGGTTGGATTTGTTAAATCCTGTCGATTGTTTTTGCCTATTGCTTCGTTAATAATCTTTTTTTTGTTAATAGCTTCTTCTATTATCAATTGCGAAACCGTTTGAGTAAGATCATCAAGGGATTGAATCTTTGGTTGTAACATTTGTTCCGGAATACTTTGAATGTCGGTCAAAATCTTTGCACCGGCAAGATGTCTGCCCGTATTCTTGTCCAGAATCGACACATGGAATACCATGGCATGGCCCATTTCTGAATAATCGCCCTTTAAAACGGCATTAGTCTGTTCCGGAGAATCTCCGGCATCCCGGAAAACTAATGAAGCGGCAAATGCATCTTTCATGTATTTTGCAAGTTCATCTCCAAGGGCAAGCTCGGGTTGCAACGGGTTGACTGGCTGAAAAGGCGGAGTTTTGATCTGAAGAGACATCATGCCGCTGTAATTCAGCTCCAGCAGCCGGACCAGGGATCGGGAGATTCGTTCAAATTCAGGTTCAAGCCATCTCGGGTCCATGTTTTTTCTGCTGATGCGGCCTTCCACAACCGCAAGATCTGTGCTTGCTGCCTCTCCCATGCATCTGAGCCGGACCGTGATCCACACATCATTTCCAGCAACCCTGTAAGATCCCATGGCTCTCAAGGGTTTTTCGCCTGTGTCCTGAACACTGAGAATAGCACCTGATTTTGAAAATTCAGATGCCAGGGCTTCGGCCAGCACAGATGAAAAAGGTAAATTCAGCAGGGTGTCTTTTTCCCAGAAATTATTAGCACTGATTTGAATATGGCTTGATGTAACATCAAACAGGGAGTTTATGTTAAAAACAATCTGTTTTGATGCAGCAGATAAAGACGAATTTTTTCCTGCAACATGTGTCTGTGTTGTAATGCAGGACGATAAAACAATGGACAAAAAGAGTAAACCCACGCACACAGAAAATTTTATTTTTCTCATATTTAGCTGCCTTTAAAGCTTCTTGTTTGACAAATCATTGTACTTATGACTATGAATGCACCTATACCGGGTAGAGGTAAATTACAAGTTTTTTTCAGAAAAAAAATTTAATTGTTCGATATGTATATTCAGAAGGAAATTTTTGTTGCTGACAGAAGAAAACGAAAGGCTTGTTAAAAAAATTGCTTTTAAACTATACCGAATATATTGTCCCAAAGGTGAGATGGGTGTTTTTACTGTAGAGGATCTGTTTCATTACGGCATCATCGGACTTTTAAAAGCAAAAAAAGGCTTTAAAAAAGAAAAAGGCGTCCCGTTTGATGCCTATGCCGACATCAGGATTAATGGTGAAATCATGGATGCAATAAGAAAAAGCCCCATAATCCGGTTGCCGCATGCAAAAAGAAAAAAGGCAAAACAGCTGGAGCAGGCAAGAAAGGCCCTGCTGGACAAAAATATACCACCTGATCCTGAAACTGTTGCGCAAAAACTGGGCTGGACTGATGAAGAGGTTTTAAAAACAGAGAGCCTGTCAAGCCATGTGATATCCGCAGATGCAAATCCTGGTACAAGCAATTGGTTCGATTTAAGATCAACAGACACCATTGAAGAAAAAGTGTTGAACAAGGATTTTGCACACACTTTTAAACAATGCCTGGACCAAATAGACGATGACACGGAACGGCTTGTTTTCATGGCAAGGCAGCTGGAGGAAATGACCTTGAAAATGGTGGGAGAGCGCCTTGGCTTTTCAATTGAAAAAGCCCGGCAAAAACAGATCAACGCACAACAAAGCATGAAATCCTGTCTTGAAAAAAAAGGATGGGACTTAACCAATTAAAGATTGGGAGTTTGTCATGGATAAACATATCAGTATCAAACAGATCAGCACCAAACAGGCACTGAAAATCTGGGCTGAGTATTCGCCAGTACACCAGGACCATATTAGCCAAGAAAAATTATACTTGTTTTCATTGCCCGGCGGCCTGCAAAAGGCCGACAACTATGATATCCATCACCTGTCACTTTGTCCCCGGTGTCTTAGCGCCTGGGAAACGCTCTGCTCTTTGAGCGAACTTTCACTGGCTGATGACCCGGATGAAAAACAGGGAGAAGAAATTTTAAGCTATGGCTTGCTGCAGGCAGCATCCAGCGCCTTTACGGAACCGGTCTATATCAACAGCAGTTGTGACAAATTCAGGCTGGGCATTTTCCCGGACAATGACAACCCCCAAAAGGCCATGATCGTGCTGGAAACAACAAGTGCCGGCAAATCCTGCCAGGGCATGACGGCAAGCATACGGGATGCCAACGGCTTCATGGTCATGGAAGCCACTGTCAAACAGGGCCGGGCCGCGTCCATAACCGACCATCTGGATACCCTGGATCTGTCAACATGGACCATTATATTGTCCGGATCAGCAGATAAAGATACCCATGAGTAATATCCGGCTATTGTTTGACAACGGCAGTTATTATTCTGTAATGTGTTCTCTTTGGCCGCCAAAGCCGGGAAACCCCAGACCCGCAGAGGCATTCATTGTATCGGAAAGCGAGGGCGACTTTACCTTGGCGGCAAGAACAGCCGCTCTTGCCGCCTATACCTGTTTAGAATCAAGAGGAGAAAAAATATCCCCTTTTACCGCCGGAATTGAGTTGTTGGAAAGAATCAATGCCAAAGCCAATATTGCCGGTGAAAGCGGCGGGCTTTGCTTTGCCATTGCCATTGCAGCAGCCTTGTTAAAGGTTGATATGCCGGACATTGCTGCCACCGGCGTTCTCACGGCAGACGGCAGCATAAAAAAAGTAAAAGGTCTCCATACCAAGCTGACGACCGCTGTCAAGCTGGTAAGCGAAAACGGATTTATCTTTTATCCCAGAATCAATGGCAATGAGATTTCTGATGATCTTTGGTCTGTTTTTAAACAAAAAAACTTACGATGTCATGGAGTTACGCATATAAACCAGGTTTTTGATATCCTGCTGCCGCCGCAACAAACAACAGGCATCTTAAAGAAAATCATTCTTCTGATTCTTGCGCTCATACTGACCGGCTTGGTGGGGTACTTTTGTTTAAGCACTACTGACATGGGTTTAACTTCCTTAGAAACAAAAATAACAAAACCAATGCCATTATCCCCTGCAGCTGACCCTTCCCCTTTAATTAAAAAACCAAAGCCGTCCCTGCCAAAGCCGATAAAATTGCCACCGGTTAAGATCGAGCCTATAGACACGGGCTTTGACTAATTTTTCTTTTTTTCAGCCAGGATTCAAAATCAAGGGTAAGCGCTTTGGGTTTGGGCAGTACAGGTGTTTTTCCGTTGTTTTTCTCAGGAACGGGCGTATTGGGGTTAAGGACTTGTTTGATCTCCCTTACTTCTTTTATCAGCAAGGAAAGTTTGTCTTCAATACGAAAAAGTGCGTTTGAAATATCAGGATTGTTTTCTGTCTCATCTTTTTTTATCGCTTTTTGGGGTGTTGCCGCTTTTGGGGGAACAGTTTTTTTTTGGGGGGCATGATGTTTTTCAAGAAATGCCAGGCATTGATCCCAGAAAAGCTCCATGGGCATCTGGCCGGTTTGGTCTGGGGTGGCGATCAGTTTTCGGGCAATGGCATTGATGCATTTTGATGCAATTGTGTCCGGGAAAAGCATAAAAAAAGGGGTCTGGGAAATCACCGAGGCCCGTACATTTTTGTCTGATGCCATAATCCCCAACGGCTCCACTTTAATCAAAAGAAAGCGATTAACGGTCTCTTTTAGCTGAACATAGGCTTTTTGAGCGGCTTTGCCGGATCTCACCTGGTTGATCACCACCTTGACCGGACGATCATATTGATATTTTGACAGCACTTTGAGCAGGGAATAGGCATCGGTCAGGGAAGTGGGTTCGCATGTGGCCACCAGGATGATTTCATTGGACGCCATGCAAAAAGACAGCACCTGGGCGGAGATGCCGGCAGATGTGTCAAAAATAAAATAATCATAGTCTTCAAGATCTAAAAACGCGGAAATAAGGTTATCGGTTTGAGTCCGGGTCAGGTCTGCAATTTTTTCCACACCGGAACTTCCCGGTATAATGTCAATCCCCTGATATGATTTGATTATGATGTCCGTTAAGTCGGCCTGTCCTTCAATAACCGATTCAAGATCTTTTTCAGGATAAATGCCGGTGAGGATATTCACGTTGGCAAGACCAAGGTCAGCATCAAACAGGCAGACTTTAAATCCTTTTGATGCCAGTGCCAAAGATACATTCAAACTGATACTTGTTTTTCCGACCCCGCCCTTCCCACTGGTAATGGTAATGATTCTTGCCATGATGATTTGCCTATTGTTTTGGAAATGCAATGATGTTGACGTCCCGGCCCTGTTGTTTCAAGGAAAACTCAATGCAGCGGCTTTTATATTCCCGGGTTATTTTCTTGTGGGCACAAACAATAAACTCGTTAAATTCAATCTGCTGATTATCTCGCTTCGGGTTCCCGCTCAAGCGCCTCAACAATTCATATCTGTCGTACAATGTTTGGATAGATTCGTTTTCCTGTTCAGGATCTTTTATGGATGTTTTAAAGCTTAAAAGAAAAGGCAGATCCAGGGGAGTTCTCCCGGATGAGGAATGATCTATATTGGTTTTGTAAATGATTCCGTAAAACCGGGAAAATCCTGAAAACGAAATGAACACGGCCTTAAACCTGTATTGGGGAAACCTGTTGTTCAATTTTTGTATGAACAACAGGTTTTCAGGGTCTGTAATCCCTATCAGGATGGTATGGCCCTTTAAAACCAGGGGAATCATTCGATTTTCCAGGGAGTCGTGTTTATCCAGAACATTAACCAGCCTTGTCCTGTCTGCTTCATTAAAAACAAAATCAATGATGGATCTGAACGGAATATGAAATAAATTAAACAGCAATAGTTGCATTTCGCTCATTGAAATCACCAGGTCTTTGAGGAGCAGGCTGATAAATGGAAGATCAAGAGTCAGTGATGCATTGTGTGCGTTTAAAACTTTTTCTCTTGATATCATATTTTTTGACACCATTTCTTTTAACTTCGTCTTTTTTGAAATCAGTGCCGATTGAATGGATACAAGTTTATTATATTTATGAAGAACACAATAATTATCCACCGGCGTGACCAGATTCAGGTCACATAAAATCATTCCAAACAGGCGGTTTTTTATCAGGCCCGGAGAATCCTGCATTTTTGCCTGGATCAAAAGAACCCTGTCAATGTCTTCCGGACAGATTAATCCTTGCTCGACAAAAAGTTCACCGGTTTTCAACGCCCCAACCTGTTCGGACAGTGTTTTTTTCTTGTCTGGCAATGGTCTTAAACCTTTATCCTTGTTTCATTTTTGATGAGATAACCGGCAGGATGATGATAAAAAAGGTTCCCTTGCCCGGCTTTGTCTTGCAGGTGATTTTTCCGTTCAGCTCTTTGACAATGGAATGGACAATGGCAAGCCCCAGCCCTGCATTGGCCGTCCCTGTTTTGGTTGTGGTATACGGCTCAAACAATGTTTCTTTGATTGTTTCGTCAATCCCCGGCCCATCATCGGAAATTACGATCTCCACACTTCCCGGAATTCGCTTTTTTTCGTCAATCATAATTTTTGCTGAGTCTGATAAAAATCGTGTGGTGACGGTTATTTTACCCCCTTTATTCATGGCTTCGGCTGCATTTTTTATAAGATTGATAAACACCTGTTTTAATCCGTTCCGGTCGGTTTTGACTCTGGGCATTTCAGGATCAACAAGAATGTCGGCCTCAATCTGTTTTGGCAGCAGGATTGATTTCTTTAAAATTTCCAATATGCCCAGGCAAAGCTGGTTAATGTCAACAGGTTCAAATCCGTCGATTTTCGGGCTTGAAAAGCTTCTGAGTTTATCCAAAAGCCCTGCAACCCGGCTCATTTCTTCATTGATCACGCAAAGGTCTTCTTGAACCGGATGTTTATCAGGCAGTTTCAGGCCCAGGGTTTGAATATAATTTTTAATAATTGCGATGGGGTTGTTGATTTCATGAATCACCTTATCGGTCAGTGTTGAATAAGCTTGCATTTTCTTTTCGTGAATATTGACCGCATAGTCATTATAAAACCGGATACTTTGAATACACACGCCTGTCTGTTGTGAAAAAAGCCTGACCAGGCCACTGTTATCATCAAGAGTTTTGGCTGTTGCCGCATCAACTCCGAGTACCATGATCCCGGATGTGTTTTTTGATGAACAGATGGGGACACAATACATGCCTTTTGCCTCAAGCAGCCGGATAAGCTGTGTGTCCGATATGGCAAGTTTTTGATAGGGTGTCTGTTTCAAACTGTTTTGAACCGTGTTCTCTTTTAAACATTTCACCACAAGGCTGGATGTATTGGATATTGGCAGGGCAATACTTTGGATGATTTTATTGGCTTTATCATTACTGCTGCACCCCCCGGTTAACATATTTTTTTTTTCATCCAAAAAAAAATAAAACATCCGGGGAACATTGAATATGATTTTAAACCCGTTTTGTGCAACATCCAGAACCGCATCAACATCCCTGGCTTGCAGCAGATTTCGCAATGTGCCGAAAAACAAAGACAGATCCTTTATTTCACAGGTCAATGACTCTTCGCAGTCGTTATCCTGAACATAATCCGAATTTATGCCAAGGCTTTTGGCCATGTCAAAGACTTCTTGTTCCGCCTCAACAGCAATCTGTTCCAGTCCTGTCCGGGGAATATCCGTCAGGCAGATAATATCCGGGATCTTTTCAAGTACCGCTGTCCGCCCGGCCAGAATGTTTGAAATAAATACAACTTTCACATGAAAGAGCGCGCTTTTAATCTGCTCAATGGGTTCATTGATAAAAAGCACGGCATCTGCAATCAGTGGATTCAAATTCCATTGCCTGAAAAGCCATGCACTTACCTGGGGGGTGTCGGCACCAAACATTTCCATTTCAGCGGCAAGGATCTGTTTTTCATTGGGCGTTGTTTGCAAAACGGTTTTGTAATCATCGGGAAAATTCTGCAAAAGAACCAGCCTGCCGATATCATGCAGCAATCCTGCCAGGAAAAATTCATCAGGGTCTGAAAAATTATTTTCCAGGGCTATTTTTTTAGCAATCACACCGCATTTATAAGAATGATACCAGAACCGGCCGATATCAAACTCGGGAACGATTTTTGATACATTAAAAAACCGCATGGCAGATGTGCTGATGGCCATATTCCGAATCGTATCAACGCCCAGGTAGACAACAGCATTTTTTATGCTGTTCACAGCCTTGGGCAAATTTATATAGGGTGATCCGATAATCTGCAGAAGCCTGGACGTTAAAGAAGGATCTGTAGAAATAATTTCGGCCAGCTCATCAATACTTGTCTTTCCACTGTTACAGGCCTTGATGAGTCTCAGCATGACCTGGGGAAGCTGGGGAAGAGTATTGGATTGTTTTATTTTTTCAAAAATATGTGTTTGTTTCATTACCCGAAGCTGCACTTAAGTTGTTAAAAACAATTAAAAATCTTTTTAAAATAAAAAAAGGATTTTTAAGGATCTATAGATATTTATCATCTATAAATCAATACTTTTGCCAATTAAACTCAGTATTGTCCGGTTAGGTTTTTGCATTAAATGATTTTGTTTGTTCTTTGAAATTATTGTCCTCAGTCGGTCCTGAATTATCCTGGCCCTGAAATAGTTCATTCAAAATTTTAGTTCGTAATTGCCGCACTCTTTTGATTGATATCTTTTCATTGAATTCTTTATGGCAATATATCGCCATCAGCAAGTATGTGATAAGGCCTCCGAGAATTTGAACCATAAGCCCATATTCACTTCTGGCAATCAGATGATAGACTTTAAGGTGTTCCTTCCACCACTTGAAAAAGCTCTCAATGGTCCATCGGAGCTTATAGATGGTTGCTATCTGTTCTGCCGTCAGATCCTGCCGATCAGTGGCAACATAATATTTGCTTCCGGCAATCTTATAACCAACAAGCCGAACAGGCTTTTTGGTTTGATTCTGACCCGGCGTGCCAAGGAGAACCACGGCATCATAAAAAATATAATTATCAGGGGCTATAGGGCGTTTCTCAATAATTGTCCTCGTTGTTTTGGCTTTAATTCGGCAAACAAAATGTTTGTTTGCATCTTGAAGCAAATCAAATTCCCTATGAGATTGGTAACCTCGATCCATAACACCAGTTTGACCTTCAGCGAGAATCTGATCAATAAAGGGACGTTCACCGCCATTGCCTTCCGTAAGGAACACCTTGCTCGGGATACCACTGTTGATGTTAAAGCCACAATGGGCCTTAGCTTTTTTCGACCCTTTCCTGTAGTCAGCCCAATACATTGACAAGACCGCATCAATCAAGCTGCCATCAATTGATATTAAATCGCCCAGATCTTTATGCTCTTTGGGCAAAACATTTGCAGCCTGTTTATAAAGATTTTCAAAAATGAATTGTAATTGTTCAAGTCCCCGGTGGTTGACTGCTTC belongs to Desulfobacula toluolica Tol2 and includes:
- a CDS encoding DUF4384 domain-containing protein, with the translated sequence MRKIKFSVCVGLLFLSIVLSSCITTQTHVAGKNSSLSAASKQIVFNINSLFDVTSSHIQISANNFWEKDTLLNLPFSSVLAEALASEFSKSGAILSVQDTGEKPLRAMGSYRVAGNDVWITVRLRCMGEAASTDLAVVEGRISRKNMDPRWLEPEFERISRSLVRLLELNYSGMMSLQIKTPPFQPVNPLQPELALGDELAKYMKDAFAASLVFRDAGDSPEQTNAVLKGDYSEMGHAMVFHVSILDKNTGRHLAGAKILTDIQSIPEQMLQPKIQSLDDLTQTVSQLIIEEAINKKKIINEAIGKNNRQDLTNPTNRVYIGRHNFHDAGLNAITPLGLRIFENLKSIFGKNRFFSVTDDPSAHADLILSGQYVQDHEAMVLSLDLNRLEKSSYGCRKTIIASAQAKMGLQFCRTTWFKANLKGHINFLMYRLENEAMAKRPCRNRTDVVINKFKLENKQRYSLFSDYLNDCFLDYFASSLYFSPVTHTQKIVTRSLTRRTRTIVATKNPEATIASVAKVSHFISGSFWPKDNGTIEIKTTLENIDGKILAAEQTIVKAADIDSDWLNPLEPEIILPPTAELFVELFTQKGRNNLSFRKGEEIIFFAKANKPVYIKIFTSDAQQQVFRIYPNEFAKKSLLFRAGEVTSIPGAQYAADFKFEVQGKTGNEQVVAFASDRPLPDLPGSKDAVYGMKQINLSINEIADWFTDYARKRGIALSWDLLPVLTKE
- a CDS encoding OmpA family protein; this encodes MIQKTALLVWVAFLVSTSFLWADEVRFQTTSDEMVKELTRPPVKYRSFTSKKRTIAVAERINNKMEKTIVVVDENLDVPKLKIRIEFDYDSSALKKSSYTLLKEVGTALMSNAIKDKTIMINGHTDSDGTQAYNLKLSFDRADSVKAYLIAAFNLPENKLQIRGYGELLPLKPNTSTDNKQINRRVEFEIVNR
- a CDS encoding S16 family serine protease, producing the protein MSNIRLLFDNGSYYSVMCSLWPPKPGNPRPAEAFIVSESEGDFTLAARTAALAAYTCLESRGEKISPFTAGIELLERINAKANIAGESGGLCFAIAIAAALLKVDMPDIAATGVLTADGSIKKVKGLHTKLTTAVKLVSENGFIFYPRINGNEISDDLWSVFKQKNLRCHGVTHINQVFDILLPPQQTTGILKKIILLILALILTGLVGYFCLSTTDMGLTSLETKITKPMPLSPAADPSPLIKKPKPSLPKPIKLPPVKIEPIDTGFD
- a CDS encoding SUMF1/EgtB/PvdO family nonheme iron enzyme; the protein is MIQKMIFFAVLLLFAANITMATTGKRTALVIGNSTYRSGPLKNSVNDAVAMAHVLKRLGFDVILKTDVPKKVMLKSFREFSKKLLRSEIGLFYFAGHGMQINGINYLIPVHTTIREESEVEFEAVAVGRLLAKMKRAGNPLNIVILDACRDNPFKQSFRNFQKGFVQMNAPLGTVIAYATSPGSVAADGDGRNGTYTEALLKNFQNPNLDIQKMFNQTGLDVMKKTNKQQVPWVSTTPFPDYFLAGKALPPSSESSDKSHVKFKPVQKPLVNKPVTNKPAKPEPGDTWTDPVLGMEFVRVPGGCFKMGQTKAEKQYLIKEAGQDMYSRYCMDELPLHKVCVDGFWMAKTEVTRGQFKQFVKETGYRTDADKKGKAWIKNKHTNWIWKEEIGYNWKKPGFSQTDIHPVVCVSWNDAKVFINWLNQKSEQKFSLPTEAQWEYAARGGTKFMRFWGDSDSQACNYANVADKGSGWDPSFACSDGYQFTAPVGTYLPNPFGLFDMLGNAWEWCEDVYDKNAYSKHDHNNPFITSGSAFRVDRGGSWDYLPKFLRAAYRRRDLTDYRDSFLGFRLTINN
- a CDS encoding sigma-70 family RNA polymerase sigma factor; the encoded protein is MLTEENERLVKKIAFKLYRIYCPKGEMGVFTVEDLFHYGIIGLLKAKKGFKKEKGVPFDAYADIRINGEIMDAIRKSPIIRLPHAKRKKAKQLEQARKALLDKNIPPDPETVAQKLGWTDEEVLKTESLSSHVISADANPGTSNWFDLRSTDTIEEKVLNKDFAHTFKQCLDQIDDDTERLVFMARQLEEMTLKMVGERLGFSIEKARQKQINAQQSMKSCLEKKGWDLTN